Genomic DNA from Alkalihalobacterium alkalinitrilicum:
CGTTACACGGAATATAACCGACGAAGAAGAGCTAAAGAAATATTGTAAAGAGCAATTGGTCCATTATAAAGTGCCAGAAAAGTTTATTTTTGTAGAAGAATTACCGAAAAACGCGTCAGGTAAAATATTAAAAAGAAGTTTGATAGGGTAAAACTAGATTTATAAATTGTATTTTATGAAGGGGGAAGCGAATTGTCTAAGCAAAATCGGAAGGTTACGGTGGAAGCAGAAGCGGAAATAAATTGGGAGGCTTTAGAAACACTTATTCATTCAGATATTTACGGACTGGAAACAGAACCAATGCATGTCACTCAATTTACAGAAGGATATTCTAATTTGACATTTCTACTAAAAATCGGAAATTGGGAAGGGGTTATGAGAAGACCCCCATTTGGTAAAATTCCAGAAAGAGCTCATGATGTCGAAAGAGAATTTCGTATTTTAGAAAAAATTAATCCTGAATTTCCATTAGCACCTAAGCCTTATCTCTATAAAGATCAAAGTGAAATTATGGATAAGCATTTTTATATCATGGAGAAAAAAACGGGGATCGTACTAGATGACAACATTCCTAGCTTTTATGAAAATTCACCTAACCTTAGACATAAGATCTCTGAATCAGTCGTTGATACATTGGTTCAACTCCATAGTGTTGATTATCAAAAAGTTGGCTTGGATTCACTAGGGAAACCGGATGGATATTTAGAAAGACAGGTTCATGGTTGGATTAAACGGTATCATGCGAGTCAAACCGATGAAATTGAGATTGTTAATAAAATCGAAAAATGGCTGACAACTAATATTCCAGCTTCTCCAAAACCTACAATCGTACACAACGATTATAAGCTTAATAATATGATGCTGTCTTTATCTGATCCTGGAAAAGTGATTGCCTTATTTGATTGGGAGCTATGTACGGTAGGTGATCCACTTACAGATCTCGGTGCTGCCATTTGTTATTGGAAAGATGAAAATGATCCGTTTACTACTATTAATTCAGTAACATCATTAGGGGGCTTTATTAGTAGAAAAGAATTTATGGAAATGTACGCTAAGAAAAGTGGTCGAGATTTATCCAACTTTAATTTCTACCTAGCTTTAGCCTATTTTAAAACGGCAGTAATTCTGCAACAAATATATTATCGATGGAAAAATGGACATCTTCAAGATGATCGAATAATTAATTTAGATATCAGCATTAAAAACCTACTAAATTCTTCGTATGAGTCGATTCATACAAAAGTAATATAGTAGGAATAGAGACGTAACATAAACACATCAAACTAGTCATTAACTAAACCAATCAAAAAACCATTTAACTCATCATAGGCTAAATGGTTTTTTTTGTTGTTTTCGACATTCTTCGAGGTATTTCGGGGCGCCGCTGTGACAATTGAAATATTTTTAAATGAAAAGGGGACAATACATTATAAACACGACTAAAACAATAGTACGGGGAGTCATACCAATGGAAAAAGTATTAGATAAAGAACAATTAGAGTCTTACGAAAAAATAAAATCAATGCAAGAACAATTAAGTCAATTACAAGTAGAATATTGGCACTCGTATTCTAATCTAGAGACAGTACAGTTTTGGGTAATTTTTTTATTGTTTTTTGTTGCACCATTAGTCGCTCTCTACTTTTTAATTGATAGGAAAAAAATATTTCTTATCGGATTTTATGGCTTTAATATTCACGTTTGGTTTAGTTATATAGATATATGGGGTTACAAAAACGGTTTATGGGGATACCCTTTTGAACTGATTCCTTTTCTCCCAGGTAATTTATCATTAGATGCAGCACTTATCCCAGTCTTATTTATGTTAGTTTATCAGTGGACGTTAAATAATAACAAAAATTTTTATCTATACACCTTTGGATTATCAGTATTCTTATCCTTCGTATTCAAACCATTATTAACATTGCATCATTATTTTGAACTACATAAGGGTGTTAATTTTTTTCATTTATTATTAGCCTATTGTGTGATATTTCTCATCTCAAAAATGATCACAAACATATTTATTAAGATGAAAAAATAGGAAGTGGTTATTAAGCTCACATGAGCGATGCTTTAATAACAAGAGCATCGCTTTCCTTGATCGCCACTTTTCTGTTTTAAAGAAGATTTCTTGTCATTTTAATGGGTCTTTATTTAGTATATCTTGAACAATGTCTTCTATAGTTACATTTTCGAGCACTTTTTCCATTGCTAATTGAGCAGCTGATAACACTGGAAGAATAGCACCTTGAATATTATTGCCTACAAGACAATTGGGATTGGGGTTGTCGTGTACACTAAACAATTCATTATCCTGAACTACATTTACCGCCTTATATACGTCCAGCAATGTAATTTCACTTAAATTTCTAGCTAGCTTAGAGCCAGCAATACCTGGATGTACTTCTACTAACCCAGCTTTCTTTAACATGCCAATAATTTTTCGAATTAGGGCAGGATTAGTATTTATACTTCCTGCTAAAAACTCCGATGAATTGACCCCGTCTTTATTAACTTCTATAAGAGATAATATATGAACTCCTACAGCAAAACGACTGCTGATGGACATCTTCATTCACCTTCCTTGCCATTTAAAAACTAGAGAATTTTATCATGTAATTCATTTAGTTACAATTCTTATTATACTCTAACTGAATGAATGTATCATTAAGCTTTAGATGGCTCATCAAAAAATAGCGACATCAATGGATTGACAGAACCTTAAGTTGTAACTATTATAATTACATGTAACTAAAATAGTTACAATAAGGTTAAGATCGGAAGTAACCATCTTTAACATATTAATCATTGGAGGGATCGTTTATGAAAATGTTAGTCACAGGAGCTACAGGAAAGTTAGGTTCGAAAGTTGTAGAGTCGTTGTTATTAAAAAATGTACCAGCGGATCAGCTGGTTGTTAGTGTTAGAAATCCTGAAAAAGCTGAAGGTCTTCGAGCTCGTGGAGTTGAAGTGCGCCATGGAGATTTTGATCAACCTGAAACATTGGACGCGGCTTTTGCAGGTATTGACCGATTATTAATGATTTCGGCGGATGGCGAGAATGAAAAAAGAATTCAACAGCACAAAAATGCGGTTGCTGCAGCAGAGCGTGCTCAAGTTCAATTCATTGCTTACACTAGTGTAGCCAATGCAATTGAAACGACGATGTTTCTGGCTCCACCACACCGTGCTACGGAAGAAGTGATCATGAAAACTGGAATTCCTTACTCTTTTTTAAGAAATAACTGGTACATGGAGAATGAATTATCAGGCATACAAGCTGCAATGGCTGGCGCACCTTGGGTCACATCTGCGGAAAATGGTAAAGTAGGCTGGGCATTACAACAAGATTATGCAGTGGCAGCTGCAGAAGTGTTGTCAGGGAAGGGGCATGAGAACACGATCTATGAACTTTCAGGTAAACTAATGACTCAAGATGAATTAGTAGCAGCTATCGGCACAGCACTGAGTAAAGAAGTACCTGTCCAAAAAGTGGATGACAGTACCTATGCTGACATTATGAAAGCTGCGAATTTACCAGAATTCATTATTCCATTTCTCGTAAATATCCAAAAAGCAATTCGAGAAGGTGCATTAGAAATTGAGAGTAATGATTTTGAAAAGCTTCTTGGTCGTCCAGCCACACCAATTGCCGACGCACTAAGAGTAATAGTTGGCGAAATCTCTTAACCTAATTAATCTCAACGAAAGTCGGCCTTGCACAGAAAGGTCGACTTTTTATCTAGTAATTTGATAATACTAACTTAATGAAAATGGGGGGATTCCAGAAATATCCAAATGAACACAGACTAAATGTGCACGTACTGTGGTAACGTCTGGTGACCCACATCGTGTGAGCCTCAACTAACCATCAGTGGGGGAAGAGTAAAACCCACTGATGGAAGTTTCACGTTAATACCTTTGCAACATATAGGTGAAACGTAGTTTTGAAGGAGGTGTTATTTCAATAGTCCTTATGAAATAGAGTTTACTATTTTTTCTTCGTTTTTGAATGATCATTACCAGATTTGCTTTTTTTAACCGGTTCGAAGATAAGGTCTACATAAATTTTTCCATCCAAATTATCAACACTTGAAACTTTACTTTTACGACCTTTAATGGTTAAATCATCACCTACAGAAGGTACGCTTTGAAGGAGTTGACATAATAATAGATTTCTTTTGTTGTAAAAATAAACATTAAACATATTGTTCTCACCTATTTCATTTAGAATGTGTTCCATAAAAAGGGCAATTTTTGCCTTCTTTATAGAATATTGACTGGTAGGGAATTTTAGACCCAAAATCTATTAATATGAAGTTTTTAGAAGCAAGGTTGTTATGTTACTAGGGGGATTACATTGAATTGAAGAAAAAATCATTAACAGATAAGTCTTTTTTCGGAGTATGCGGATGGATCGCTGAGTAATTTGAGATACCGTCTTTAATTGTAACAGTCTTCTTTTTGTTTTTCCTATTTCAAGAAAACAACAAAATCAAAATTCCTTTTATCCCGTTTAACTGCCGCTAAGACTCCCACTTCAAGGTTTTTAGGCAACAATGAAGAGTATGTGAACATTTTAATGAACACAGACTAAAAACGTCACGTCCTGTGACAAAGTCTGTGTGACCCCCATCGTGCGAGACTCAACTAACATTCAATGGGTGATGAAGAAAACCCTACTGAATGAAGTTTCACTTTATACGAAAGATTTAAGCCCGACCGAAAAAAGTCCCCTGCGTCTGGTAGACAGGAAGACTTAATGCTGCAGTTATAACTTTCTATTCTTATTGTTTTGAAAAGTTATTAAAGTTAATCAATGCATCCCTTTCCATTCTCCTTGGTTTTTGGAGGATTTTTGTTTTTTAGCTTTTTCTTTGTGCTCTTTATTAGCAGCTGCACTGCCAAGCTCTTTAGAGAACTCCGAATCAGTTTTACTCGAGTCAAATCCTTGTTTATTCTTTTGGTCAGCGTTAGTTTTGCCATTCCGTTTAGCCATATGTATCACCCCTTCTTTCTTATTATGATGATTTAAAAGTGAAATATACTTACTAACAGTTTTTGGAGTAATCAAGTAAGTAGAAGGTGATGTATTTATGGTGTTTCGGCAATTTTCGAGATATTTCGGGGTGTCACAGTGACAGTATATAACGGGACGAAGCGAGACGGCAGTTTTTAAGTCTTGTGAGAGGGATCGATTTTGAAGAAGATTATCGTAAGAATACGTTTTTTATGACGTTTAAAGATCCAATCCACTGTTATTATGATGACCGCAATGACGTCGACCCAGCAATGAAATGGTATGAAAAAGCTGCCGTTAATCAACATCTTCAAGCGATATTTAATTATGGATTAGCTTGTATACAAAAAGGAGACTATGAAGAGGGCACCAACTGGTATGAGAAGGCTGCACAATTAGGGTATGCA
This window encodes:
- a CDS encoding sel1 repeat family protein, coding for MRGIDFEEDYRKNTFFMTFKDPIHCYYDDRNDVDPAMKWYEKAAVNQHLQAIFNYGLACIQKGDYEEGTNWYEKAAQLGYARTPLLNEVSLYLALHVEKENRWNKELLKRLVSFFRTEEGYIPHNAIGIQNVGSFDRINELNSLIGKK
- a CDS encoding CBO0543 family protein; translated protein: MEKVLDKEQLESYEKIKSMQEQLSQLQVEYWHSYSNLETVQFWVIFLLFFVAPLVALYFLIDRKKIFLIGFYGFNIHVWFSYIDIWGYKNGLWGYPFELIPFLPGNLSLDAALIPVLFMLVYQWTLNNNKNFYLYTFGLSVFLSFVFKPLLTLHHYFELHKGVNFFHLLLAYCVIFLISKMITNIFIKMKK
- a CDS encoding Rrf2 family transcriptional regulator; its protein translation is MSISSRFAVGVHILSLIEVNKDGVNSSEFLAGSINTNPALIRKIIGMLKKAGLVEVHPGIAGSKLARNLSEITLLDVYKAVNVVQDNELFSVHDNPNPNCLVGNNIQGAILPVLSAAQLAMEKVLENVTIEDIVQDILNKDPLK
- a CDS encoding SDR family oxidoreductase, yielding MKMLVTGATGKLGSKVVESLLLKNVPADQLVVSVRNPEKAEGLRARGVEVRHGDFDQPETLDAAFAGIDRLLMISADGENEKRIQQHKNAVAAAERAQVQFIAYTSVANAIETTMFLAPPHRATEEVIMKTGIPYSFLRNNWYMENELSGIQAAMAGAPWVTSAENGKVGWALQQDYAVAAAEVLSGKGHENTIYELSGKLMTQDELVAAIGTALSKEVPVQKVDDSTYADIMKAANLPEFIIPFLVNIQKAIREGALEIESNDFEKLLGRPATPIADALRVIVGEIS
- a CDS encoding phosphotransferase family protein, which gives rise to MSKQNRKVTVEAEAEINWEALETLIHSDIYGLETEPMHVTQFTEGYSNLTFLLKIGNWEGVMRRPPFGKIPERAHDVEREFRILEKINPEFPLAPKPYLYKDQSEIMDKHFYIMEKKTGIVLDDNIPSFYENSPNLRHKISESVVDTLVQLHSVDYQKVGLDSLGKPDGYLERQVHGWIKRYHASQTDEIEIVNKIEKWLTTNIPASPKPTIVHNDYKLNNMMLSLSDPGKVIALFDWELCTVGDPLTDLGAAICYWKDENDPFTTINSVTSLGGFISRKEFMEMYAKKSGRDLSNFNFYLALAYFKTAVILQQIYYRWKNGHLQDDRIINLDISIKNLLNSSYESIHTKVI